Genomic segment of Gasterosteus aculeatus chromosome 4, fGasAcu3.hap1.1, whole genome shotgun sequence:
TATGAGACAAAGTCCTGAGTTCCAAAATACACTCAAGCGAAAGCGCAGAAGACGTCATTCAAATGGACTTTAcaaatcaaaagtaaaagtcGACATGCACAACGGCCCCTTTCTGAATGTACACGTCAAATTACTGTTAAAGTGCTTCTGCTTCAGTCCGTCGCCCTGCAGCATTACGAAGAGTTGGAAGTTTCCTCCGCACATGAGACGAGAGCTCAGCGGCATTCTGACTCAGATCTAGACCTTCGCCCGGACTTTGGTGCCAATGTGTCAGGCAGATACCCCCCATGCAGAAAGCTGCGCTCGTGCCTCTAAGGCAGCGAGATGACTAAGCGGCCCCCGTGCAGACATGTTCCATTCTGTCAGAGCCCCGCAGCACATAGGCACCGTTTCACACGGTCCCCCGACTCTTGGCGAAGCGAATGGGAACTTTAGAGGTTCTGCTGACGGCTTATTCCAAGCAGCGCTGTGGTTTTAACTGCgacatttaaccttttttttttttttttttggttataTACGAGACGGGGGACAGATTTTGAACACAGGGGGGGTTGGAGATGTACTGGTGTTTTCTGCGTTAATAAGAGTGATACAAACAAAGGGGCCTCATCCCAAATAATAAtagtgataaaaaaataaagggcCTGCAGGTTGTGAGAAAAAGCAACACATAAAATTAGGTTTTTATTTCTGGCAGCccaaaatgacaacaaaaaaaagagttcatTGCTCTTCGAGCATGACTCATATTTTACAGCAGTGTCAGGAAAATGAACACCGACGCCAATAGAAGGTATTTCCCCCAAAACACTGAATATCTAAGCTAAGCATTTTCTTtagtgtgttcagtgtgtgtggtcTGCGTGGAAAACAACTCCTGCGTGTCGAGTCTCTGTCGCCATCTGCTGCTGTTCGTCAGAAATAAATCTGCTGAAATACAATCTcaaaaaccacaacacaaaacaattgATTATTTAAAGCCCATACATGGTTATACTCCTGTAACATTCTAATATTGCACCACAAACTCGGGTATGAATCATCTGCATTCATCCGCTCAGCCGGAAAGTTCCGGCTGTCCTCCATTGTCTTCCGGCCCTCTTCTGTACATTAACATGTATGCCGTGTGTCTGTAAGAATAACGGAAACGTGTGTTGAGTTGTACAAAAACTGTTACAAACACTTGCTGAGAAGCAAGACGACCTCCCAGACAAGACAAATGTCCTCTGCTCATCAGTGTAAAAgagcaaaaacacaacaagacCTTTAGTCTTTAATCTTCAAACCAGGGGGAATCATTAGAGAACCGTGAGGCGGTCCTGTTAAACCAGAACCACCCATCATAAATAATACAGCTAACACAGTTTAGCATGAATCACCTTCTTGGTCCTCCGTACGTGCTCTGCACGTCTTCCCAGGAGACCTATGTGTCGGAAACAAGAGGCCTAATCAATCATACGTTTGAATAAACCTGTATTACAGCTGTACAAAAAGTCTTCTGAAACAAGTAGAGTTCAAAAAATTAAACTAATAATTTTAGCAGCTCTTTGCACACAGGGTTCAAAGGTGCAACCTCCCCTCTAGAGGTCGCCGGATCCCACAAAATAgactttaaaatgtattaaaatatgaaCTGTATTGATGCCACATGGGAGCTTTTCATGTGCAACTATACATTGAAAAGATACGTTTCTGTAAATAATGTTTAACAAATACAAGGCAGAGATCGATTGCAGGCGGCTTTTGTCAGATCGGACGGACCTGCTGTACGTGGCTGTCGTCGGCGTAGTACCAGGGCCGGTCCGCCCCGTGGCGGACGTAGGCGGTGTAGTGACCGAACATTGCATATCCGGAGTGCACTACCACTGCGTGCAACGTGTACTTGCAGTCATCCTGGAAGAACAAATAAAGACGTGGACGAGAGAAGATACACCAcgcaaagatgtttttttttagaatatttcTTTCTACGTACCTGAGCAAAGTCTGAGGAGAACGCGTCTTTGACGGTCTCGGAGAAGTCAAAGCTTTCTGGAAAGGTCACCCGGCAGTCAAGTTTTCGGGTGTAACCGCCGTGATTCCGAAACCTTTTCAGGTGCACGCACAAGATACGAGGCAGGGAGAGCAGTTTAACAGCCTGAGAAGAAATAATAAGACGGTTCACTTTGGTGCTTCATGCTTTCTGTGAAGCATTTAAATCAGGGCTCACCTGTTTGGACGGAGTCTTTTTCCCACATATTCCACAAAAGCAGCAATTGGCGCCCCTGAGCTCCTGATGCTCAAAGAAGGAAGTCATGCAGCCTTCCTAAAAAGGTTCAGGTTAAGAATAATTTCAAGCGTGACTTTAGGAAACTTAACGTGAAAAGTCAAATCAAACCGCACCAGGGAGTCGTGATCTTCCTTCACGTGCAGAGGCAGGCCGAGCATGTAGGTGTTCAGAGTCTGGACGGAGCTACACTCCAAACACTCCAGGTTCGTCTTCACGGAAATCCTGTACAGGTTCTGGATTTCAAGAGCCTGGCAGAGGAAACACAAACGCCGGCACGTTGCGGTGAAGGTGCTCACGCAGGTGGAAGGATGACATCCAGGATTTAAAGACCAACCAGAGGTTTGTCGTCCATCTGCTGCTGCATGAAGTTCAAGATGGAGAGGAACACCTCGTCGGCATCGTGCTGCGTGTTGACTGTGAAACATCGTCAGAGGTTTTGCGAGGTAAGTCACATCGGTTTCAAACATTCTGCAGGGTTGGTCTCGTCTTACGTCGCACACAGTTCCTGTCCAGCGACAGGAGGAAGTCGCGATGAGGAGCAGGCCGAGGGCTGTCGCTCCTCATGGCGGCAAGAACCCTCTTCAGCTGGAGGGGGACGTTACGATCGTCCGCTCGCCCGCCAGCCGCTTCCCACCTTGTGCCGTTCAGAAACGcttcatttattcatcatttattttgagCAGCCGAGGAAACGCAGCCTTGGATCCACTCGTTACTTCTGAAGGTAGCTTTTTATTCCATTATTATCTATTGTCTTTTTCACTGGTTCACCAAATTGTTGACATGTTAAGACTCTTATTCAATGGAttttttctttatattatttttaagtaATACAGCACATTTTTTGCTGGGTTTTTCAGTTACAATATTTGTTGTTGCACATAACATTACTTATTCTGGCATGCTATAGAGTTGAACAAGAGCACCCGACATGTTTTCATCAGCGTTATGAAAAGAAATATTGCCCTGTTAGTGATGTTCATAGTAATAATTTACAAGTTCACCCATAAGACAGCGTGATGTAAACAATAACCAGACTCAATACATTATCTATAAACCCTTCAGCTAAAtagaaaatgtatgtttttttttacatgcgtGGTTATTGGACTCATTTTAGTTTAATGAGTAGCACAGCTTGTCCCCTTAATGTCAGTGCAGTGAGTTCATTACTCACGTTTGTAGCCCAGGCTCAGCTGTGTACCTCAGTAATTAGAAGAATACAAAGATGTATTATTTAAGGCGATCCACTCAGGTCAAATAACACCCTTAAATCGTACAGTGTCCCTCCTGCTTTGTCGCTCAGTACTTAAGTGAtcaatgttaataataatatatatactcTTACTTGTCCAGCAGGGCTCCGATTTCCCAGGTAGCAGAGAAAGTCTGGAGCAGGGTGTTCACACAGCAGGACAGATGGTGGTTGGGGAGGCCTCTCATTCCTGCGGCAGGACCTTCAGAAATGTTAGAAATGATCCTGTGTGTGACAACCTGAACCGATCCTGTTATCCACGGCCATCTCACATGACAAAACACGAATGTACAGCAAAGTCCTGATGCTGAAGTTGAAAAAGCGTCACATTTggcattcaaataaaacaaaccgtTCCACAGACGGCAGAGTGAGAAAGACGCGTTTGGTCTGTTGGTTTGAGGCCAAATGTAGAggagatgtttattttacaCAGATCCAAGGTCAGAATTTAGTTATCTATGTCACTGTTGCGCACGTGAGGGATTTATTGATAGTGAAGAGAAAAACAGTTGTGTGACATGCGGTAATAGTAATACATTTACTGAGGAAACCACACAATGTGTGTCAGTAACTGCAGGTTGTAAACACCTGTATTTATATTGGACATGTGCATTTGATATAAATGAAACATTCTGTGCTTTTCTGCTTAATTAGTTGATCATTGTCCGCATTATTTCACGTATTGTACACCAGAAAATCTACTAAAGACAACAGGCTGTCGTCCGTTTTAAATGGTATTTATCAGCACTTACCAGAGGAGCGCTCCCTCATAAAGAATGAGTAAATCATCAGGTTCCTTCCAGACATCCGCGCGGTCAGTTGCGTTTACCcgaagagaaaaggagacaaacGCAAACACTTCTCCGGTCGCAGAGATGAAATGGTTTCACAGTCCAGTTTCTCATATCAGCTGCTTATTCGTCACTGTTTGAGATTCACTTTCGTTTTATCAGGTTTTGCGTCTAAATCGAAACCTAAAAGTGGGCATGCGCACATGCGCGCACTGCAGGGCGTCGACGTGATACCTGATGAAGGGTTTAACAATATAACAACACCAggatttttctattttctgttaACAAAaatcgtaaaaaaaaataataaaaacgaaGAAAACGAGGAAACTAAGTTCAAATAATTAATAGGATCAATTAGTTTTTGTcatggtggcgtggtggttagcactgttgcctcacagcaagaaggtcttgggttcgattccgcccagtggcctttctgtgtggagtctgcatgttctccctgtgtctgcgtgggttctctccgggttctccagcttcctcccacagtccaaagacatgctctggggatcaggttgattggggactttaaattgcccgta
This window contains:
- the usp18 gene encoding ubl carboxyl-terminal hydrolase 18 isoform X1 — its product is MSGRNLMIYSFFMRERSSGPAAGMRGLPNHHLSCCVNTLLQTFSATWEIGALLDKYTAEPGLQTWEAAGGRADDRNVPLQLKRVLAAMRSDSPRPAPHRDFLLSLDRNCVRLNTQHDADEVFLSILNFMQQQMDDKPLALEIQNLYRISVKTNLECLECSSVQTLNTYMLGLPLHVKEDHDSLEGCMTSFFEHQELRGANCCFCGICGKKTPSKQAVKLLSLPRILCVHLKRFRNHGGYTRKLDCRVTFPESFDFSETVKDAFSSDFAQDDCKYTLHAVVVHSGYAMFGHYTAYVRHGADRPWYYADDSHVQQVSWEDVQSTYGGPRRHTAYMLMYRRGPEDNGGQPELSG
- the usp18 gene encoding ubl carboxyl-terminal hydrolase 18 isoform X3 gives rise to the protein MSGRNLMIYSFFMRERSSGPAAGMRGLPNHHLSCCVNTLLQTFSATWEIGALLDKWEAAGGRADDRNVPLQLKRVLAAMRSDSPRPAPHRDFLLSLDRNCVRLNTQHDADEVFLSILNFMQQQMDDKPLALEIQNLYRISVKTNLECLECSSVQTLNTYMLGLPLHVKEDHDSLEGCMTSFFEHQELRGANCCFCGICGKKTPSKQAVKLLSLPRILCVHLKRFRNHGGYTRKLDCRVTFPESFDFSETVKDAFSSDFAQDDCKYTLHAVVVHSGYAMFGHYTAYVRHGADRPWYYADDSHVQQVSWEDVQSTYGGPRRHTAYMLMYRRGPEDNGGQPELSG
- the usp18 gene encoding ubl carboxyl-terminal hydrolase 18 isoform X4, which gives rise to MSGRNLMIYSFFMRERSSGMRGLPNHHLSCCVNTLLQTFSATWEIGALLDKWEAAGGRADDRNVPLQLKRVLAAMRSDSPRPAPHRDFLLSLDRNCVRLNTQHDADEVFLSILNFMQQQMDDKPLALEIQNLYRISVKTNLECLECSSVQTLNTYMLGLPLHVKEDHDSLEGCMTSFFEHQELRGANCCFCGICGKKTPSKQAVKLLSLPRILCVHLKRFRNHGGYTRKLDCRVTFPESFDFSETVKDAFSSDFAQDDCKYTLHAVVVHSGYAMFGHYTAYVRHGADRPWYYADDSHVQQVSWEDVQSTYGGPRRHTAYMLMYRRGPEDNGGQPELSG
- the usp18 gene encoding ubl carboxyl-terminal hydrolase 18 isoform X2; amino-acid sequence: MSGRNLMIYSFFMRERSSGMRGLPNHHLSCCVNTLLQTFSATWEIGALLDKYTAEPGLQTWEAAGGRADDRNVPLQLKRVLAAMRSDSPRPAPHRDFLLSLDRNCVRLNTQHDADEVFLSILNFMQQQMDDKPLALEIQNLYRISVKTNLECLECSSVQTLNTYMLGLPLHVKEDHDSLEGCMTSFFEHQELRGANCCFCGICGKKTPSKQAVKLLSLPRILCVHLKRFRNHGGYTRKLDCRVTFPESFDFSETVKDAFSSDFAQDDCKYTLHAVVVHSGYAMFGHYTAYVRHGADRPWYYADDSHVQQVSWEDVQSTYGGPRRHTAYMLMYRRGPEDNGGQPELSG